Below is a window of Gossypium hirsutum isolate 1008001.06 chromosome A12, Gossypium_hirsutum_v2.1, whole genome shotgun sequence DNA.
TCCTTGCATTGAAGGATGGTAATctgtaatttatattttggaTTCTCCAGCTTAAACTTAGTTTCATCAGGTATAACAACTTGCAATTCGTGTATTCCTGTCTCGTCTCATAATCGTGTTTTGATTATTTTacattcttataatttttgacaAGTTAatctatattatataaattttgacatGATGGTCCATTCCAAATGAGTTTGAGGACCTTGGAGATATACTTACTAGGTTGGACTTCCTCTTCAGTTTCTTGATATCCTATGGCAGGGAATTGGGCAGCGGGGCTAGAATTTCCAACATGACATTTGCCAAAATCATCATCAGCTTCAATTTTTGGTACCAGCCAATCTTTAGATGCAACTTGACTGGCTATAGCATCATCAGctgaatatattaaaaaaaaaaacaaacaaacaaacaaacaaactagtgaatataaattttgaaatatttgtgTATTTAAGTGTCATATTTTGTATCTTGCTGTTAGTCATAGTTTTCATATCGCATCTAGTATTGTCAGGTTTTAGAGATATACTTACTAAGATTGACTTCCTCTTCATTTTCTTGATATTCTATAGTAGTGAGTTGGGCAGCAGGGCCAGAATTTCCAGCATAACAATTGCCAAAATCATCATCAGCTTCAATTCTAGGTACCAAGCAATTCTTGGATGCAACTTGACTGGCTTCAGCATCATCAGCTGAATATATCAGAAAAATATACTAATCAATATAGAATGTATCTTTCATTAATTTAACAGAAAATCAAATAGATTCATACTAACCTTGTGATGACAGAGAAGAATTAGCTCCTGGTGCTGCTGAAAAAATGGAGACCTTGAATGAATTTTCATGGCGGTTAATCAGCTCAAAGACGCATACATCACCAACTTCCAAGTTATTGTCCCGTGCAAAAGCCCTCCAGGTTGAGAATTCAGCTTTATGTTGTCCACCAGTGAATACTTTAACAGCAAACTTGACAACCCAAGTTCGCCCATCCGAAACTTGAAGGATGGCTTCCTCCTTCTCTTCGTCAAGATATCTCTTAACAAATTTGTATGGTATACCCTGGGGAAAGATAAGAAATCAAAAAACTGAGATGAAAAAATTCACAAGGTATCATTCTGATTTTTCATATTTCTAAAAATAGTCGTATCCAAGTATTAATATGAATATAATCTTCGGAAAACTTACCAGGCTACATCTTAAGATCAAGTATCTGGGTCGCATTACAACCTTGAAAAAAGGGTTTTTAGATTTGAAATTACTAGCTTTCAGAATAGCTCTTGCTTTCTCAACAGGCGTCATTGGTCGCATCAAGCAATCATGATTAGACTCTGTGCTTCCCAGTGTTGATGAGTTTATGTTACCACCATTTTCCGAAGAGTTTATTCCACCTGATAAGTATCAACAGAAGAGTACGTTCAAACCTTTGCATGATATATGCTAACTAAATGCTTATTCAATATATAAGCGCATAAAATTTGAACCCAAAAATCCGAACCCGTTCAATTTGATATTATCATCTTGTTAGACCCAAATTGAGAAAGTGAGATCAACTACGAATGTTCGACTAAATGAGCAAATGATTACTCACCCAATGGAGAACTACAGCTTGTATCTTGACGAACACGGTAAATAATTACTTTCAGCATGCTTTCAGTTTGCGAAATCAGCTCAAAGACACAAACATCACCAGCTTCCAAATTGTTGGCCAGCATGAATTGCCTCCAACCAATATGGATGATTGCTTTTGTGTACTTGTTTCTGCTTATATAGCGCCAGTACTGAGTAGACCAAGTTTTCCCTTCCGAAGTGCAAAGGGTTAAATCACCAAGATTTTCTTTTAGAAACTTCATGGTAAACTCCTTTGGTATGCACTGTGAtcattacaaataaataaataaagttcaacatGCAAGAAGAAATATGCATGTAAGTTAAGTCAACTTTACATAAGAAGGGAGTATGGTATTACGGGTTTCATTAAAGCTTTTTACCATTTTTCGACCAGGGTTAATGTATGAAGGCTGCATTATAACCAGAAAAAATGGATTCTCTGATCTGAAGGAACTGGCTCTTTGAAGAGCTTTATCATATTCGATGACTCCAAATGCGTGCTCATCCCTAGGAACCTTGGTTTGCATGTCTTCTTCTCtagttgattcatcttcccaatCTTTTTCATCTGAACGAGTTCTCCCACAGAAGATCAACACAATGAAGGATCATAAAATAGCCAGATTTAGTAATATAAAAATTGACACTTACTTTTGTCTTTTTGAGTGGTTTTGAGTTTCTTCCGAGGTTTAGAACATGGTGGTCGtgatctcttcttcttcttcttcttcttcctagTCTCCTTGCATGGAGGAGTCTCATACAAGGTTCCATCACAAGTATCATCTTTAGCTTCTTTCTTGACAAGTTTTAGACACACTTGATCATCACTATTGTGATCTTCAATATGGCTCTTGCATGGATATTCAATCTCTGATGCACTCATATCAAATATGAGCACCAGAAACTTGCCATTCCCTTCATATCTGAAAACCAAGAAATGCCCATACTGGAGAGAGTAATATTCTGCAAATGCTTGCCATCCATTTTGAAACCAAACAACACCATCAGATTTTGTCAGCTGGGCATGCCATGTATCACCACTTGGAACCGTTAATAATACTGAACTTGATAACCCCTTTCCATACTTCTTCACAAACTTTCTAGGAATCCCCTGTTAGAGAACATGTAAATCTCAGATAATTAGTGAGATAGCACTAGAATTTCAAAccgaaaatgaaaaatattataaaggGAACAAAAGAGAAGAATGCTTACAAGCTTCTTATCTCGAATAGTGGCCTCCAAAATAATCTTGAAGAAATGGGGTGTCTTTGGTGCAAACATGGAACCGTTATTGGCCTTCTGGTTGTAAGAATTTGCAAGAAATCTTTAGTGAACAGCTCAAGAAAAGCTTGGTTTCTATGTTTcatggattatatatatatataaatagcttGATGTGTTGCTTAATTAATTCCCAGCTACCAAGACATGTTTCTTAACTTCTCATTAAATGAGAAAATTGTTTCAAAAAACTAAAACCCTTTTGGTTTAAATTGCTTAACAACACTAACTCAAATGGGCAATAATGTGGAGTTGGAATTAGAAACCCAACAGTGAATGATCAATTGAACTGTAAggattaaactaaaaaataattcgaaatataatcaaataattcaattgTGACAACAACCTACCATAACTTGTTAAGTTTAAAATTCATTGACATAATGTACAAAGTTTTGAAGTTTGAATTCTATATGCAAACCAAATCCCATCTTTTATTATAGAATTTATACGATACAAAAACAATTAGAAGATGAAACTAAAGTTTAAAGCTACATCAGAACCTACAAATTATACACTGTAAAGTAAAAACTGACCAAAGAGTGTGGCATCGCAAGCTTGATGTTTGATGTGCCACTTTATCAAAAGAAGATGAGTGGGTTATCGATGTTTAGATCCAGCAGGGGAGATTAAAGAAAATAATCATTCAAACCTTGGTTGAACCACAAAACGATGGCGgtttttctgtttttctttttaagttgtgTAGCAATTGTTTTCGTTTGGACTCTTTTTGGTTGTTCTTTTAAATAATCTTTACAAAGGATTGTAAACGTAGTTTATTTCTTTCTAATTATCTTAAAATCTTATCTATATTAATGGTcattaaatgaaaagaaatcaaaaaattaaaa
It encodes the following:
- the LOC107938859 gene encoding B3 domain-containing protein Os03g0620400 — translated: MPHSLKANNGSMFAPKTPHFFKIILEATIRDKKLGIPRKFVKKYGKGLSSSVLLTVPSGDTWHAQLTKSDGVVWFQNGWQAFAEYYSLQYGHFLVFRYEGNGKFLVLIFDMSASEIEYPCKSHIEDHNSDDQVCLKLVKKEAKDDTCDGTLYETPPCKETRKKKKKKKRSRPPCSKPRKKLKTTQKDKNEKDWEDESTREEDMQTKVPRDEHAFGVIEYDKALQRASSFRSENPFFLVIMQPSYINPGRKMCIPKEFTMKFLKENLGDLTLCTSEGKTWSTQYWRYISRNKYTKAIIHIGWRQFMLANNLEAGDVCVFELISQTESMLKVIIYRVRQDTSCSSPLGGINSSENGGNINSSTLGSTESNHDCLMRPMTPVEKARAILKASNFKSKNPFFKVVMRPRYLILRCSLGIPYKFVKRYLDEEKEEAILQVSDGRTWVVKFAVKVFTGGQHKAEFSTWRAFARDNNLEVGDVCVFELINRHENSFKVSIFSAAPGANSSLSSQADDAEASQVASKNCLVPRIEADDDFGNCYAGNSGPAAQLTTIEYQENEEEVNLTDDAIASQVASKDWLVPKIEADDDFGKCHVGNSSPAAQFPAIGYQETEEEVQPTISTRPRGPQRLQAGEKAKALQRASGFKSQNPFFTVAMQPSYVSNGYRLAIPLDFSRKYLRNGSGNAILSMVGDGKTWLTKYHREAKGTNPRAKLIDGWKTFAKDNNLEIGDVCVFEMINSEGYQLSLNVAIYKPHEDQT